The following proteins are encoded in a genomic region of Streptomyces sp. SLBN-31:
- a CDS encoding sigma-70 family RNA polymerase sigma factor, with product MATEMDAEMDAADERWRRMWSHREQLLKVARRRSMSQEDAEDAVHDAMLRAAERPDLDEERLGAWLTTVTMRLCVDRYRQVNREAEVRVSPTLIAPGPVPVEEAVCDRAEAKWLAVRSGELPARQAEALWLKSEDLDVGQVAVKMGLSYRTVESLLARARRTLRNSLAATLGFVLFLLGRGRLKAGGKAQAVAVASTAATLAVAGFVLPYALDGGGGTTTAPHPSVAPGAGALRTDSTGTSRVRQSPAPSATSTTPPTAGSPSDAAQAVPLPVPPLPQVSAPTVPKVPGVPNVPKVSGLPTVTGLPDLPTTPVESAVPTPALPSASLPTPALSALPSAP from the coding sequence ATGGCGACCGAGATGGATGCGGAGATGGATGCCGCCGACGAGCGTTGGCGGCGCATGTGGAGCCACCGCGAACAGTTGCTCAAGGTGGCTCGGCGCAGGTCGATGAGCCAGGAGGACGCCGAGGACGCCGTGCACGACGCGATGCTGCGCGCGGCGGAGCGGCCGGATCTCGACGAGGAGCGGCTCGGTGCGTGGCTGACGACGGTGACGATGCGGCTGTGTGTCGACCGGTACCGGCAGGTCAACCGCGAGGCTGAGGTCCGCGTCAGCCCGACGTTGATCGCGCCCGGTCCGGTGCCGGTGGAGGAGGCGGTGTGCGACCGGGCGGAGGCGAAGTGGCTTGCGGTGCGCAGCGGTGAGCTGCCCGCCCGGCAGGCGGAGGCGCTGTGGCTGAAGTCGGAGGACCTGGACGTCGGCCAGGTCGCCGTGAAGATGGGACTGAGCTACCGCACCGTCGAGTCTCTGCTCGCCCGGGCCCGCCGAACCCTGCGCAACTCCCTGGCCGCGACCCTCGGCTTCGTGCTGTTCCTGCTCGGCCGCGGGCGCCTCAAGGCCGGCGGCAAGGCACAGGCCGTGGCGGTCGCGTCGACGGCGGCCACGCTGGCGGTGGCGGGGTTCGTGCTGCCGTACGCACTGGACGGGGGCGGCGGCACCACGACGGCTCCGCATCCGTCGGTGGCTCCCGGCGCGGGGGCCCTGCGGACCGACAGCACCGGCACGAGCCGGGTCCGGCAGTCACCGGCCCCCTCGGCCACGTCGACCACTCCCCCGACGGCCGGGTCCCCAAGCGACGCAGCGCAGGCGGTACCGCTGCCGGTCCCGCCTCTGCCGCAGGTTTCGGCGCCGACGGTCCCGAAGGTGCCGGGGGTACCCAACGTGCCCAAGGTGTCCGGACTGCCGACGGTGACAGGTCTCCCCGACCTGCCCACCACGCCGGTCGAGTCCGCTGTCCCCACCCCCGCGCTGCCGTCCGCCTCACTGCCGACCCCCGCCCTGAGCGCGCTCCCGTCGGCCCCGTAA
- a CDS encoding lytic transglycosylase domain-containing protein, with translation MAGQRVRRVRGTAVAAAAMAALTASQAPGATEARAAVPARETAEHGPSVSGDTPYRTDLPPLTRRHKGTGSGTGTASAATGGAVPATVFAAYRRAEAELGHTAPGCGLRWQLLAAIGQVESGQAGGGRVTSDGTTVTPILGPRLDGGAFAVVWDTDGGAYDGDAVYDRAVGPMQFIPSTWARWGADGNGDGRSDPDNVFDAALAAGRYLCAAGRDLSEAAGLDRAILGYNHSAAYLRTVRSWYAYFLEGHRVVPDGSTSTADPAVRSSTHPEPSRPKPTSKPKPSPRPSTTPSPAPTPSVPTSPPPSNSRPASGSTAEPVTPVPTPSIDLPVGDVLPSTGL, from the coding sequence GTGGCAGGGCAGAGGGTCAGACGTGTCAGGGGTACGGCGGTCGCGGCGGCGGCGATGGCGGCGCTGACGGCGTCGCAGGCGCCGGGGGCGACCGAGGCGCGGGCCGCCGTGCCGGCTCGGGAGACCGCGGAGCACGGGCCGAGCGTGTCCGGTGACACTCCGTACCGCACGGATCTTCCGCCGCTCACACGCAGGCACAAGGGCACAGGCTCGGGCACGGGCACGGCATCGGCGGCGACGGGCGGCGCGGTGCCCGCCACCGTCTTCGCCGCCTACCGGCGCGCCGAGGCCGAGCTCGGCCACACCGCGCCCGGGTGCGGGCTGCGCTGGCAGTTGCTGGCCGCGATCGGTCAGGTGGAGTCGGGGCAGGCGGGCGGTGGGCGGGTGACCTCCGACGGTACGACGGTGACGCCGATCCTGGGTCCGCGGCTGGACGGCGGTGCCTTCGCCGTCGTATGGGACACCGACGGTGGTGCGTACGACGGGGACGCGGTGTACGACCGGGCGGTGGGGCCGATGCAGTTCATCCCGTCGACGTGGGCGCGGTGGGGTGCGGACGGGAACGGCGACGGGCGGTCCGACCCCGACAACGTCTTCGACGCGGCGCTCGCCGCGGGGCGGTATCTGTGCGCGGCCGGGCGGGACCTGTCCGAGGCCGCCGGGCTGGACCGGGCGATCCTCGGCTACAACCACTCGGCGGCGTATCTGCGGACGGTGCGGTCCTGGTACGCGTACTTCCTGGAGGGGCACCGGGTGGTGCCGGACGGTTCGACGAGTACGGCGGATCCGGCGGTACGGTCCTCGACGCACCCCGAGCCTTCGCGGCCGAAGCCGACCTCGAAGCCGAAACCGTCCCCTCGCCCGAGCACCACCCCCTCCCCGGCCCCGACGCCGTCCGTCCCCACCTCGCCGCCCCCCTCCAACTCCCGCCCGGCGAGCGGGAGTACGGCCGAACCGGTCACCCCCGTACCCACCCCGAGCATCGACCTCCCCGTCGGTGACGTGCTCCCCAGCACCGGCCTCTGA
- a CDS encoding MBL fold metallo-hydrolase produces the protein MAVYQLPTGTYETRAVFAFKGGSFREMRNFAATSVLVQHPKGDLLIDAGFGSQVASHMRALPRMERAPHQLTRTVSEQLKASGYDHSRLRGVLVTHCHWDHVSGLDDLQLPIWINDRELMRAQAMGEEFSARSPQVTHCTDIN, from the coding sequence ATGGCTGTCTACCAGTTGCCTACGGGCACCTACGAAACCAGGGCGGTCTTCGCGTTCAAAGGCGGCTCATTCCGCGAAATGCGCAATTTCGCTGCAACGTCGGTCCTGGTGCAGCACCCCAAGGGTGATCTACTGATCGACGCGGGCTTCGGCTCCCAGGTCGCGTCGCACATGCGGGCTCTGCCACGGATGGAGCGCGCTCCGCACCAGTTGACCCGGACCGTGAGCGAGCAGCTGAAAGCCAGTGGCTACGACCACAGCAGGCTCCGTGGGGTGTTGGTAACGCATTGCCACTGGGACCATGTGAGCGGTCTCGACGATCTTCAGCTTCCCATCTGGATCAATGACAGAGAACTGATGCGGGCTCAAGCAATGGGGGAAGAGTTTTCCGCGAGGTCTCCGCAAGTCACACATTGCACCGATATCAATTGA